The Phycisphaerales bacterium genome contains a region encoding:
- the fabF gene encoding beta-ketoacyl-ACP synthase II, producing the protein MSTQPSRRVVVTGLGAICNVGHNSLDIWQAMRQARPAMRPIERFQGERWAVKFGGEVVDWDGTDRLERGELKRLDRFTMLGLYAAVEAVQDCGIDFSKEDPFRCGVVIGSGVGGVNTIEEYIEKMHVKGPDRVTPFLVPRLMVNACSGNVSIRYGLKGPNSAPATACASAANAIGDAFQLIQDGDADVMVTGGAEAAMTPLCMAGFMVMRALSTRNDDPNHASRPFDHDRDGFVLAEGAGILVIEELEHAKKRGARIYCELLGFGSSGDAGHITAPDPEGIGAARCMVLALKDAGLKPEQIDYINAHGTSTPLGDAAEVMAIKSVFGEHAKKLAISSTKGVTGHTLGASGGIESMAVVRTIAEQVIPPTANLDHPDFDLDFVPNHERKGTIRYALNNSFGFGGHNVTLVFGRYPN; encoded by the coding sequence CGTCACCGGACTGGGGGCGATCTGTAACGTCGGGCACAACAGTCTGGACATCTGGCAAGCCATGCGCCAGGCCCGGCCCGCCATGCGCCCCATCGAACGATTCCAGGGCGAGCGCTGGGCCGTCAAGTTCGGCGGCGAAGTCGTCGACTGGGATGGCACCGACCGCCTCGAACGCGGCGAACTCAAACGCCTCGACCGATTCACCATGCTCGGCCTCTACGCCGCCGTCGAAGCCGTGCAGGACTGCGGCATCGACTTCTCCAAAGAGGATCCGTTCCGCTGCGGCGTGGTCATCGGCTCGGGCGTCGGCGGCGTCAACACCATCGAAGAATACATCGAGAAGATGCACGTCAAGGGGCCTGATCGCGTCACGCCCTTTCTCGTGCCTCGCCTCATGGTCAACGCCTGTTCGGGCAACGTCTCCATCCGCTACGGCCTCAAGGGGCCCAACAGCGCGCCCGCCACGGCCTGCGCCTCGGCCGCCAACGCCATCGGCGATGCTTTTCAACTCATCCAGGACGGCGATGCCGACGTCATGGTCACCGGCGGCGCCGAGGCCGCAATGACGCCGCTGTGCATGGCCGGCTTCATGGTCATGCGGGCGCTCTCCACCCGCAACGACGATCCCAACCACGCGTCGCGCCCCTTCGATCATGATCGCGACGGCTTCGTCCTCGCAGAGGGCGCCGGGATTCTCGTCATCGAAGAACTCGAGCACGCCAAAAAACGCGGCGCCCGGATCTACTGCGAACTGCTCGGCTTCGGCTCATCCGGCGACGCCGGCCACATCACCGCGCCCGATCCCGAAGGCATCGGCGCCGCCCGCTGCATGGTGCTCGCCCTCAAAGACGCCGGCCTCAAGCCCGAGCAGATCGATTACATCAACGCGCACGGCACCTCCACGCCACTGGGCGACGCCGCCGAGGTCATGGCCATCAAGAGCGTGTTCGGCGAGCACGCGAAAAAGCTCGCCATCAGTTCCACCAAGGGCGTCACCGGACACACCCTGGGCGCCTCGGGCGGCATCGAGAGTATGGCCGTCGTCCGCACCATCGCCGAGCAGGTCATCCCGCCCACGGCCAACCTCGACCACCCCGATTTCGATCTCGACTTCGTGCCCAACCACGAGCGCAAGGGCACCATCCGCTACGCCCTCAACAACAGCTTCGGCTTCGGCGGCCACAACGTCACCCTCGTCTTCGGCCGCTATCCGAACTGA
- a CDS encoding PDZ domain-containing protein translates to MRDQLHAVIRRIMLRAAAALAMAGACSASARQEPPPGPPAQAPASPLDAEAIARLHEQAIEKYESGETEDALALWLEILQAEPRDTQALYNSACAVTKLGYKDEAFQLLDRAVQFGFVNFEHLKHDADLAPLRDDPRYAALIDSVEKRYGEAAQYMEQWSRQVLGADAIVERDDDLRLVLATNLDRETFEHMRKTISGQFRMQIDTIFDGPPNSYVLVMVPTPEKADEMIGSVRVAGFYDHDTRRLVLRDIGPSLRHELTHVLHHAQMDRLSQDHPMWIQEGLASMFEMYDTDESGHYRVLDNTRINIAINLKRSAALTKWRDFFAQEDRKFNRIRAGAKYAEARAIFQYLAEQGLFEKWYRLYLSTCSEDRSGALAFERLFDKPLDEIELDYRLWLGGKEKIPEEVRWGQPSIGVWLADQAANDGVLVLDVNPGGAALQAGIRAGDVITAINQRPMYAVEEIVADILKRGDGEEVTLRLRRGRAYRDVKVTLRPIREGRATRDLIEPGPAA, encoded by the coding sequence ATGAGAGATCAACTGCACGCCGTCATCCGCCGAATCATGCTGCGCGCCGCCGCGGCGCTGGCGATGGCCGGTGCGTGCAGCGCCTCGGCGAGGCAGGAGCCGCCGCCGGGCCCCCCTGCCCAGGCTCCGGCGTCTCCGCTCGACGCCGAAGCGATCGCCAGACTCCACGAGCAGGCGATCGAGAAGTACGAGAGCGGCGAGACGGAAGATGCGCTGGCGCTGTGGCTCGAGATCCTCCAGGCTGAGCCGCGCGACACCCAGGCGCTCTACAACAGCGCCTGCGCCGTCACCAAACTCGGCTACAAGGATGAGGCCTTTCAACTGCTCGACCGGGCGGTACAGTTCGGCTTTGTCAACTTCGAGCACCTCAAGCACGACGCCGACCTTGCGCCGCTGCGCGATGATCCGCGCTATGCAGCGCTGATCGATTCGGTCGAAAAACGCTATGGCGAGGCGGCTCAGTACATGGAGCAGTGGTCGCGGCAGGTGCTCGGCGCCGATGCGATTGTCGAGCGCGATGATGATCTGCGCCTCGTGCTGGCGACGAACCTGGACCGCGAGACGTTCGAGCACATGCGCAAGACGATCAGCGGGCAGTTCCGCATGCAGATCGACACGATCTTCGATGGCCCGCCGAACTCGTACGTACTCGTCATGGTCCCCACGCCCGAAAAGGCGGACGAGATGATCGGCTCGGTGCGCGTCGCCGGGTTCTACGACCACGACACGCGCCGGCTGGTGCTGCGCGACATCGGGCCTTCGCTGCGCCACGAACTCACGCACGTGCTGCACCACGCGCAGATGGACCGGCTCAGCCAGGATCACCCGATGTGGATCCAGGAGGGGCTCGCCTCCATGTTCGAGATGTACGACACCGACGAGAGCGGCCACTACCGCGTACTCGACAACACCCGCATCAACATCGCCATCAACCTCAAGCGGAGCGCTGCGCTCACGAAGTGGCGCGACTTCTTTGCGCAGGAAGATCGAAAGTTTAACCGCATCCGGGCCGGGGCGAAGTACGCCGAGGCGAGGGCGATCTTTCAGTACCTCGCTGAGCAGGGGCTGTTTGAGAAGTGGTACCGGCTCTACCTCTCGACGTGCAGCGAAGACCGCAGCGGCGCGCTCGCCTTCGAACGCCTCTTCGACAAACCGCTTGATGAGATCGAACTCGACTACCGGCTGTGGCTGGGCGGCAAGGAGAAGATTCCCGAAGAGGTGCGCTGGGGGCAGCCCTCGATCGGCGTGTGGCTGGCGGACCAGGCGGCCAACGACGGCGTGCTCGTACTCGATGTGAACCCCGGCGGAGCGGCGCTGCAGGCGGGCATCCGCGCCGGCGATGTGATCACCGCCATCAACCAGCGGCCGATGTACGCCGTCGAAGAAATCGTCGCCGACATCCTCAAGCGCGGCGACGGCGAAGAGGTCACGCTGCGCCTGCGCCGCGGGCGGGCGTACCGCGATGTGAAGGTGACGCTGCGGCCGATCCGCGAAGGCCGCGCCACGCGCGACCTGATCGAGCCGGGCCCGGCGGCGTAA